The genomic interval GCATGGTCGCCACTACGTTCGATTCGTAACGTCGTACTATTAAGACTCGAGTCAGAAACTAAACAATCAATGACATTAGTCTTACTGGTTGCATCAAACCCCTGCAAGCCCGTAAAGAATCGCAAAACAAATCCAATACCACTGCTCAGACTCTTGAGAGGATAATCGAACCAAGAGTCCCCTTCCGTTAGGATGGCAATTTTGCGTTGAGTTCCTGGTAACCATCCAGGTAGACGTCGCGTTCGAAAACGACTGCGGGCTAAAGATTTAGCGTATCGCTCGGCGTTGCGAGTATAACGATAAGTAGTGACTGGCATCGGAGATATCTGCGTACTAGGTATATAACGCCATTTATATCAGGAATTAAAATGAGAAGTAAGTCACAGTACTACTTTTCTAATGGCACATGAGTATCTAAGCGCTTTTGCATATCCTTTACCACTTCGTCACGAAAATCATGACCAAATTCAAAGGGAAGGCTGGCTTTGTATTCATCAATATTCATTATTTGCAGATTCGCGCGAATCACTTTGAACACCTTTGGTAAAATTTGCCCTGGCGACTGAATGTGATGCAAGCCACCACTGTATATGAACAGTATTTTACCCTTGTGCTTCTTTTCTAATATGTCCGCCACACCACCGCGGACAGTCATAGGCTTTCCATGTTTGTCCATACCATCCCGACGCTTCATACGCCCCTCCGGTAATATGGCAACCAAATTATCTTTCGTCACAAGATTCATAAAGTTGTGCCATGATTCATCTTTCTTGCGCGTAATCGGAATCAGGCCCGGTAATAAACTATGATAAATTTTACCAGCAATAGGTCGATCATTTAGCGTGATATCTGCACCAGGTGCCAGTAAGTCCCCACTTAAGCGCCATAATACTGGAATCGGCGCGGCCCCTATGAATAAAGGCTCGAATAGACTGGTGTGATTTAAAAACACAATAAGCTGGACATCAGAGAAGCGATCAAATCGTTCCTCGCTCAACCAGTTCAACTTAAAACGATAAAACAATACACTTAGAAGTTTTACCAACAGCATTAAAAAAAAACGAACGAAACGTACCATAAGTAACCTTGGTTTTTTTATTATTATAGTCTAGTTCAACAGCTCAGAGACAGCTGAGCTGGTACTCTTGCGCAAAGCCGATGTGCAATAAACCGATACCGGCTCATACAGCTTTTTAAATTTGACTCATATTGAAACTTTCTACGTAATAGCAATCTAATGGAGGCGTTATATATGTTTGTTGTGGGCCGTAATGCGACTGCAAGCATTTTCCTCTAAAATATGCATCTTTATTTAATATTGGTTTTCGTATGATCATCCGTTCTGCTTTTATTGCCGCACTCAGTTCATTATCACTGACCATTTCTGGATGTGCAGTTTGGCCAAGCCAAGAACATGTTGCAGTCACCAATGCAAGCATCGCAGAGCAAATTAAAGCTCACTGTTCTCAATTGAGTACTTCATCACAGTCAACCGACAAACTCGAAATTTCGCTGATAAAAGAACAGCAAAAACAATTAAACACCATGAATGAACAACTTGAGCGGATTATAGCGGCTACTCCAGGGTTTCTAAATAGCGAGTGCAGCGCAGATCAAAGTAACGATGCCTATAAAAATCGAACCATTGTCGGTTCTAAAGAGTGGATCTATGTATCTCCGCCTGGACACCACTACCAAGCCCGCATTGATAGCGGTGCTGCAACATCATCTCTTAGTGCAGTTGATATCGAGTACTTCGATCGTGATAGTGAACGCTGGGTTCGCTTTGTATTGCAGCATGATGATGAATCTGAATCGGCTAGCCTTGAAGCAAAGTTAATTCGCCATGTGTTAATCAAGCAATCATCAAGTCCAGAGCCGGATCGACGTCCTGTCGTCTCTCTTACTGTGCAGCTAGGCAATGATCTACGCTACGATACTGAATTTACTTTGACCGATCGCTCTCAAATGACTTACCCAATCTTGATTGGTCGCGAATTCTTGCGTGACATTACGCTTATTGATGTGGGTAGAGAGTTCATACATTCGAAATATAAGCCAAAAGATTCCGGAGACAAACAATAATGACTCGCTTCGGATTTCCCTCTCGACTTTCATTTTACTTTTTTATCTTACTGATTTTTATCGTCGGTATCGTTCTGATTTTACAGCGTCACTGGGTATATGATGTACCGCTTTTGTATGGTGAAACAAAAACGATTTGGTCAATTGAAGCTAAAGTTGAATTCATGGCAGAAGACAAACCAGTAAAAGTAAGTATGGCGCGACCACCAAATCAGGAAGGGTTTACGGTATTGAAAGAAGCGGCTGCTTCTCCAGGTTATGGACTGCACTTTTTGGATGGTGATCGACCGCAAGCACAATGGAGCATCCGTAATGCGAATGGCAAGCAGACCCTTTTCTATCGAGCTGAAGTTTTAGTCAATGAGCAGGAGCAGGCAGAAACAATTAAAGCTCCTAAAGTTCCTTACGTCACACTCCCTCAACCTTTTGATAAAACGGCAGACGCAATTCTCGCAGATGTTTACAGTGCTTCGTCAGATAACTTCAGTTTCACTCGTGAATTGTTAAGTCGATTTGAATTCGAAAAAGAAAACCAGCAAATAAGTTTATTACGCAACCATTATAATGAATCCTTGCCAGTACTTATTACAAAAATGTTGCACAAAGCGAACATCCCGGCCAGCATTATTTATGGTTTGGAATTAGAGGATGGCCGACGCCGTCAATCTCTGGTCCCCATGCTGAGAGTTTGGAATGGTGATGATCACCAGCTATTCTTTTATCCCTCCGATTCTTTTTCTGAGTATAGTACTCATGCTGACAAGCCTTTTTTACTTTGGCAAAAAGTTGCATCGCCCATTATTGAGGTAACAGGAGGGACCCAATCAGATATTCACTTCTCGATGATCAAACGAGAAGAATCAACCTACGCAAACATTTCTCAAACGTTATCCAGTCAATACGATTTTATGAATTTTTCTATTCATAGCCTTCCAATTGAAGAGCAAGCTATGTTTAAAACAATTCTACTCATTCCGATTGGCGCCTTAATCGTTTGTATTCTTAGAATCTTTATTGGCATTCGAACGTCAGGCACATTTATGCCGGTGCTCATTGCGCTGGCATTCATACAAACATCACTTATAACCGGCTTAGTTGGCTTTATTCTTGTGGTTACAGCAGGATTGTTTATTCGTAGTTATCTATCGAAATTAAACTTGTTGCTCGTTGCTCGAATAACCGCTGTCATCATTTCGGTCATTGCAATCATTAGTTTATTTAGCGTTCTCGCGTTCAAACTTGGCTTAACCGAAGGCTTAAAGATCACTTTCTTCCCTATGATTATTTTATCTTGGACCATAGAACGAATGTCCATCCTTTGGGAAGAAGAAGGTGGTAAAGAAGTAATGATTCAAGGAGGCGGCAGTTTACTTACCGCAGTGTTAGTTTACTGGGCGATGAACGATCCATGGATTCGCCATTTGACATTCAATTTCATTGGCATCCAGTTCATCGTTTTGTCCTGTATTTTATTGATCGGCTCCTACACAGGTTACAGAGTGTTAGAACTATTTCGCTTCAAAGCATTGAGTAAGTAGCGCAATGATTTATCCATGGATACTCAAACAGCGCGGCATACTCGGTATGAACAAACGTAATATCGATTACATAAGTCGATATAATCCACGGCGTTTGTACCCCTTAGTCGATGACAAATTACAATCTAAACTGCTTGCAGAAGAAGCGAACATTCCAGTGCCCGAGCTGATTACGACACTAAAGAGTCAGCATGATGTTGCGTACTTGAAAAATAAACTCGAAGGCTGCTCTGGGTTCGCCATCAAACCCGCAAAAGGCAGTGGCGGCAAGGGCATTATGGTACTTTCACGCGTCGACGAGCAACACTTTAGCAAGAGCAGCGGGCAGGTCGTCGGCTTGCAAGATTTACAACGTCATGCTTCGAATATTCTGGCAGGTCTTTATAGTCTTGGGGGTGCTCCTGATGTGGCAATCATTGAAAGGCTGATCGAATTCAATCCTCTATTTAAGTCGTTTTCTCATGAAGGCGTGCCTGATATTCGCGTTATCATTTTCAAAGGTTTTCCTGTCATGGCCATGATGCGCCTTGCAACACGAGACTCAGATGGCAAAGCTAATCTTCATCAAGGAGCTATTGGTGTGGGATTAGATATAGCCACAGGGAAGCCATTACATGCGGTACAACACGGTAAGAGTATTCTGACTCACCCAGACACGGGACAAGCCTTGAGTGAACTCAAAGTCGATCATTGGCAAGAACTACTCACCCTTGCAGCCAGTTGTTATGAAATGTCTGGCTTAGGATATTTAGGTGCTGATATCGTATTAGACAACACCCGTGGCCCCATGCTTTTAGAGTTAAATGCCAGGCCTGGACTTTCTATACAAGTCGCTAATGGTGTCGGCCTGCTGCATCGCTTGAAGCCAATTGAAAAGATTGATCGATCAATACTAAATCGGGACGCTGCTGCTCGAGTGGCTTTTGCACAAGACGCATTCGCTAGCGATAGCCTGATCGAAGATCGTATTTAAAGCATTTACTACGTTACCCGAAAATGGCCTCCTCCCTTGGAGGCTATAGCCGAGACGGGTATACTGCTCGTCACTTTTCGCACCTAGTGATCAACATGACGTCCATCGATTTTTACATTTTAGGCCACAGCCAACAGCAAGCTCGCTTAAGCTTTGCGTGTCGCTTAGCTGAAAAAGCCTTTAAGGAAGGTCGACAAATATATGTTCATGCACAAGATGAGCAGCAGGCCAAGCAACTAGACGACCTCATGTGGGAATACAAACCAGAGTCCTTTCTTCCCCACCAAATCGTTGGAGAGCAAGCCTCTCAAACTCAAGTGGAGATTGGCTGGCAAGATCACCCAAGTCACCACTTTGATGTACTTATCAACCTAGTCAGCCCTCAACCTAGCTTCTTTAGCCGCTTTGATCGTGTCTTGGAAATCGTCATTCAAGATGAAACCAGTCTTGCTCAATCACGTGCCCACTACAAGTTTTATCGCGACCGTGGTTATGAGGTTACTCATCGTGACTTACGCGGCTAAAACACCTCAATAAATCCATCTTCTATCGCCTACTATCCGGTCTGAAAACCCGCTATAATCTGGGTCATTTTTCAGCGAATTTTAGGTGACTAGTCAGTATGGCGATGGACAAGACATATCAGCCTCACGAAATCGAGAAATCTTGGTATCAAACTTGGGAAGACAAAGGCTACTTCGCCCCACAAGGTGGTGACGATAGCTTCTGTATCATGATCCCACCGCCAAACGTCACTGGCTCACTGCACATGGGTCATGGGTTTAACAATGCGGTCATGGACTGCATGGTGCGCTACAACCGTATGAAGGGTAAGAACACCCTATGGCAGCCAGGCACCGACCACGCGGGCATCGCTACACAGATGGTCGTGGAACGTCAGTTGGCCGCACAAGGCCAAGACCGCAAAGCATTAGGCCGTGAGAAATTCCTAGAAAAAGTTTGGGAATGGAAAGACCACAGCGGTGGCACCATCACTCAACAAATCCGTCGCCTTGGCTCTTCTGTGGATTGGAGCCGTGAGCGCTTCACTATGGATGACGGCTTAAGCAACGCCGTTCAAGAAGTATTTGTTCGCTTATATAAAGAAGACCTCATTTATCGCGGTAAACGCCTAGTAAACTGGGATCCGAAACTGCACACTGCGATCTCGGATCTGGAAGTGGAAAACAAGGATAAAAAAGGTCACATGTGGCACTTCCGTTATCCTCTAGCGGATGGCGTTACCACCTCCACTGGCGCGAACTATATCGTCGTCGCCACTACGCGTCCTGAGACCATGCTAGGTGATACAGGTGTAGCCGTTAACCCCGAAGATCCTCGCTACAAAGATTTAATTGGTAAAGAAATCGAATTACCTTTGGTGGGTCGTCGCATTCCGATTGTGGCAGACGAACACGCCGACATGGAAAAAGGCACAGGTTGCGTAAAAATTACGCCTGCCCACGACTTTAACGACTATGAAGTGGGCAAGCGTAACAACCTGCCCATGATTAACGTATTAACCTACAACGCTGAAATCCGCGCTGAAGCAGAAGTATTCGATAGCAAAGGCGAAGCAAGCGATGCATACAGCCGCGAACTGCCACAAGAATTTGCCGGAATGGATCGCTTTGAAGCGCGTAAAGCCATCGTTGCCAAATTAGATGAACTGGGTTTATTAGACGAAGTAAAAGATCACGATCTTACCGTGCCGTATGGTGATCGCGGTGGCGTTGTCATTGAGCCGATGCTAACAGACCAATGGTATGTGCGTGTGGAAAGCCTCGCAAAGCCAGCTATCGAAGCCGTTGAAAAAGGCGATATTGAATTTGTACCTAAAAGCTATGAGAACATGTATTTCTCATGGATGCGCGATCTACAAGACTGGTGTATTTCCCGTCAGCTATGGTGGGGCCACCGTATTCCAGCTTGGTATGACGAGCAAGGCAATGCCTATGTCGGTCGTAGCGAAGCTGAAGTGCGCAAAGATAATAACCTAGGCGATGATATCAAACTTAGCCAAGACGAAGACGTATTGGACACATGGTTTAGTTCAGCTCTTTGGACGTTCTCCACTTTAGGCTGGCCCGAAGAAACACCTGAGCTAAAAACCTTTCATCCGACGGATGTATTGGTAACAGGTTTCGACATTATCTTCTTCTGGGTTGCACGCATGATCATGATGACCTTGAAGTTCACTGGCGAAGTGCCTTTTAAGACGGTTTATGTACACGGTTTGGTTCGTGACCAAGAAGGCCAGAAGATGTCGAAGTCCAAAGGTAATGTATTGGATCCACTGGACATCATTGACGGCATCGAGCTAGAAAGCCTAGTAGAAAAACGTACGAGCGGTATGATGCAGCCACAAATGGCCGCCAAGATTGAAAAGCAAACCCGCAAGCATTTCCCTGACGGCATTGCTGCTTACGGAACTGATGCATTGCGCTTCACATTCTTGTCTTTGGCCTCTACCGGCCGTGATATCAAGTTTGATATGAGCCGCTTGGAAGGCTACCGCAACTTCTGTAACAAGCTTTGGAACGCAACACGCTATGTTCTAATGAACGTTGAACAAGAAGAAGGCATTGCGTTAACGGCTCAACAGATTGATGATTTAAATAACGGTGACGTTGAGCTTTCGTTGGCGGATCGTTGGATCATCTCTCGCCTCCAGCTAGCAGAAAAAACCGTTGTAGATGCACTCGATGGCTACCGCTTTGACCATGCAGCTCAGGCTATTTATGAGTTTGTTTGGAATGAGTACTGTGACTGGTATCTGGAACTTTCGAAACCTGTACTCTGGGACGACAACGCCAGCGACGCGCAAAAGCGCGGTACTCGCCGTACGCTCGTCAATGTACTAGAAGCGATCTTGCGCATGTCTCACCCGATGATGCCTTACATCACAGAAGAGATCTGGCAAACCATTGGCCCTATCGCTGGCAAAAGTGGCGATACCATTATGCTGGCGCAATACCCGCAAGCGGATGAGACTAAAATCGACGCACAAGCGGATACGGATATTGAATGGTTGAAAGGTGTCATCACGGGTATTCGTAACATCCGTGCCGACATGGGTATTGGTCCTGGCAAACCAGTTAAATGCTTCTTCAAAGACGGCAACGCTGATGATCAACGTCGCTTAGAAGCCAACCAAACGTTCTTGAAGAATCTTGCCAAGCTTGAAGAAATTACTTGGTTGAATCAAGGTGACAAAGCACCGCTTGCCTCGACCGCACTGGTAGGCGAGATGGAAGTATTGATCCCTATGGCCGGCAACATTGATGTTGATGCTGAAGTCAATCGCCTAAGCAAAGCCATTGAGAAGAACCAAAAAGAGTTGGATAGAGTCAGTGGCAAGCTGAATAACCCTAAGTTTGTGGATAAAGCTCCAGCCGACGTGATCGAAAAAGAGAAAGCTAAATTGGCTGACTTTGAAAGCACTCACGCAAAATTGGCAGAACAGTTAGAAGCAATTAAAGCGCTTTAACATCGTTGCTTGCTAGTGCAAAACAGCTAGACACCAAAATAAAAAAGGCCGCATTTTTAAATGTGGCCTTTTTTGTTTTATGCAGGGCGTTCAATCAAATCACTACTGCACTCTGTACGCCCTTCGACAAAATGATTCTCTAAAAAGCGACCAAAGCCCTGTTGCTTACCAAGGTCATCGTTATAACCTTCTGATTTAGTGTACGCGATCTTACCGTTAATAATGGTTGCATCCACTGCATCGTCATTGCGTTTTACTAAGCGATCAATACCAAATCCTTCCATAGGCGCTTCAGCAATGGCATCAAGGTCCTCATTCAAACCCTCAGGATTAATGATAGCAATATCCGCTCTGTCGCCTTCACGTATATACCCTGCATCTAAACCAAACCAATCTGCCAAGTCGGCTGTCACTTTATTCACGCCTTCAGCAGTGGACATGAATGGCTTACCCTCTAATTGCGCATCTCGAACATATTTTAATAAACGTAGTGGAAAGTTATACATCGCCAATGAGCGAATATGAGCGCCACTATCACCGAAACCTACATGGGTATAAGGGCTTACTAATAGCTTATGCATAATACGTGGACGATGATTACCATAATTCGTTTTCCATTTTAATTCGCTGCGATATTTAGTCGCCAAGTCAAAGAAGGCATCCACTGGATCGACATTGTAGCTTTTTCCAATTTGCTCAAAGTTTTTTCCAATCAAGGATTTGTCTGGACAATCTGTAATCCAACCGTCACTAAAATCTCGATGCCATAAACCGACTGTAAAAATTTCAGACACATGTTTTTTGAATGCAGCACGAAACTCTGGATCGTTAATACGTTTGTAAAGTGCCTCTTCATCTTTCATCATGTCACGAAGCTCCGCGCCTGTTTCGAACTCCTCAAATGCATTCACCTCTAGACCTTCCAAATGAATCGTAAAAGGTGCCGATAGGGTTTGCCATTTGAAATTACCCCGTAAGAGTTTATTCGCTATAAAACCACTGATGCGAGTAATGTACGGTAATAGCGGATTCGACTTTAAATCCAATGCCGTTAACATGGTTACCTTCATTGGTCGTCTAAACAGACCATGCGCTTGCCACAAAAAC from Bermanella marisrubri carries:
- a CDS encoding ATP-dependent zinc protease family protein, which encodes MIIRSAFIAALSSLSLTISGCAVWPSQEHVAVTNASIAEQIKAHCSQLSTSSQSTDKLEISLIKEQQKQLNTMNEQLERIIAATPGFLNSECSADQSNDAYKNRTIVGSKEWIYVSPPGHHYQARIDSGAATSSLSAVDIEYFDRDSERWVRFVLQHDDESESASLEAKLIRHVLIKQSSSPEPDRRPVVSLTVQLGNDLRYDTEFTLTDRSQMTYPILIGREFLRDITLIDVGREFIHSKYKPKDSGDKQ
- a CDS encoding inactive transglutaminase family protein, whose protein sequence is MTRFGFPSRLSFYFFILLIFIVGIVLILQRHWVYDVPLLYGETKTIWSIEAKVEFMAEDKPVKVSMARPPNQEGFTVLKEAAASPGYGLHFLDGDRPQAQWSIRNANGKQTLFYRAEVLVNEQEQAETIKAPKVPYVTLPQPFDKTADAILADVYSASSDNFSFTRELLSRFEFEKENQQISLLRNHYNESLPVLITKMLHKANIPASIIYGLELEDGRRRQSLVPMLRVWNGDDHQLFFYPSDSFSEYSTHADKPFLLWQKVASPIIEVTGGTQSDIHFSMIKREESTYANISQTLSSQYDFMNFSIHSLPIEEQAMFKTILLIPIGALIVCILRIFIGIRTSGTFMPVLIALAFIQTSLITGLVGFILVVTAGLFIRSYLSKLNLLLVARITAVIISVIAIISLFSVLAFKLGLTEGLKITFFPMIILSWTIERMSILWEEEGGKEVMIQGGGSLLTAVLVYWAMNDPWIRHLTFNFIGIQFIVLSCILLIGSYTGYRVLELFRFKALSK
- a CDS encoding alpha-L-glutamate ligase-like protein, with protein sequence MIYPWILKQRGILGMNKRNIDYISRYNPRRLYPLVDDKLQSKLLAEEANIPVPELITTLKSQHDVAYLKNKLEGCSGFAIKPAKGSGGKGIMVLSRVDEQHFSKSSGQVVGLQDLQRHASNILAGLYSLGGAPDVAIIERLIEFNPLFKSFSHEGVPDIRVIIFKGFPVMAMMRLATRDSDGKANLHQGAIGVGLDIATGKPLHAVQHGKSILTHPDTGQALSELKVDHWQELLTLAASCYEMSGLGYLGADIVLDNTRGPMLLELNARPGLSIQVANGVGLLHRLKPIEKIDRSILNRDAAARVAFAQDAFASDSLIEDRI
- a CDS encoding DNA polymerase III subunit chi, yielding MTSIDFYILGHSQQQARLSFACRLAEKAFKEGRQIYVHAQDEQQAKQLDDLMWEYKPESFLPHQIVGEQASQTQVEIGWQDHPSHHFDVLINLVSPQPSFFSRFDRVLEIVIQDETSLAQSRAHYKFYRDRGYEVTHRDLRG
- a CDS encoding valine--tRNA ligase, translated to MDKTYQPHEIEKSWYQTWEDKGYFAPQGGDDSFCIMIPPPNVTGSLHMGHGFNNAVMDCMVRYNRMKGKNTLWQPGTDHAGIATQMVVERQLAAQGQDRKALGREKFLEKVWEWKDHSGGTITQQIRRLGSSVDWSRERFTMDDGLSNAVQEVFVRLYKEDLIYRGKRLVNWDPKLHTAISDLEVENKDKKGHMWHFRYPLADGVTTSTGANYIVVATTRPETMLGDTGVAVNPEDPRYKDLIGKEIELPLVGRRIPIVADEHADMEKGTGCVKITPAHDFNDYEVGKRNNLPMINVLTYNAEIRAEAEVFDSKGEASDAYSRELPQEFAGMDRFEARKAIVAKLDELGLLDEVKDHDLTVPYGDRGGVVIEPMLTDQWYVRVESLAKPAIEAVEKGDIEFVPKSYENMYFSWMRDLQDWCISRQLWWGHRIPAWYDEQGNAYVGRSEAEVRKDNNLGDDIKLSQDEDVLDTWFSSALWTFSTLGWPEETPELKTFHPTDVLVTGFDIIFFWVARMIMMTLKFTGEVPFKTVYVHGLVRDQEGQKMSKSKGNVLDPLDIIDGIELESLVEKRTSGMMQPQMAAKIEKQTRKHFPDGIAAYGTDALRFTFLSLASTGRDIKFDMSRLEGYRNFCNKLWNATRYVLMNVEQEEGIALTAQQIDDLNNGDVELSLADRWIISRLQLAEKTVVDALDGYRFDHAAQAIYEFVWNEYCDWYLELSKPVLWDDNASDAQKRGTRRTLVNVLEAILRMSHPMMPYITEEIWQTIGPIAGKSGDTIMLAQYPQADETKIDAQADTDIEWLKGVITGIRNIRADMGIGPGKPVKCFFKDGNADDQRRLEANQTFLKNLAKLEEITWLNQGDKAPLASTALVGEMEVLIPMAGNIDVDAEVNRLSKAIEKNQKELDRVSGKLNNPKFVDKAPADVIEKEKAKLADFESTHAKLAEQLEAIKAL
- a CDS encoding N-acyl-D-amino-acid deacylase family protein, producing MYDILIKNGTYFDGSKQVEKINDVAVQDGKIAKVAANIEGEAYKVIDAKGKWVTPGFLEIHSHYDAEIIAAPALKESVRHGVTTVAIGSCSISMVNAEPEDCSDLFTRVEAVPRESVLPILFEKKKWKDAKGYREFYKSHPLGPNACSFIGHSDIRVAAMGVDRATSDIKPTEKEMQAMERMLEEALDHGCMGLSMMTTKLDKLDGDRAWSRPLPSTYSTWWEFKRLFKILRRRNGILQGAPDAVKKVNVFGFLWQAHGLFRRPMKVTMLTALDLKSNPLLPYITRISGFIANKLLRGNFKWQTLSAPFTIHLEGLEVNAFEEFETGAELRDMMKDEEALYKRINDPEFRAAFKKHVSEIFTVGLWHRDFSDGWITDCPDKSLIGKNFEQIGKSYNVDPVDAFFDLATKYRSELKWKTNYGNHRPRIMHKLLVSPYTHVGFGDSGAHIRSLAMYNFPLRLLKYVRDAQLEGKPFMSTAEGVNKVTADLADWFGLDAGYIREGDRADIAIINPEGLNEDLDAIAEAPMEGFGIDRLVKRNDDAVDATIINGKIAYTKSEGYNDDLGKQQGFGRFLENHFVEGRTECSSDLIERPA